The Streptomyces kanamyceticus DNA segment GACCACGCGGAGTGCCATGCCCTCCGAGTAGCCCTTGCGGGCGAGCATGCCCGCGAGGCGGCGCAGGCGCTTGTCGCGGTCGAGGCCCCGCGTGGAGCGGAGCTTCCGGGCGACCAGCTCGCGCGCGGTCTCCTCCTCCTGCTCGGAGTCGAGCTGCCCCACGGCCTCGTCGATCAGCGTGGAGTCCACGCCCTTGGTGCGCAGCTCCCGCGCGAGTGCCCGTCGGGCCAGGCCCCGGCCGTGGTGCCGGGACTCCACCCAGGCGTCCGCGAAAGCGCTGTCGTTGATCAGACCGACCTCTTCGAAGCGGGAGAGCACTTCTTCCGCCACCTCATCGGGGATCTCCCGCTTGCGCAGCGCGTCCGCCAACTGCTTGCGCGTGCGAGGGGTTCCGGTGAGCAGCCGCAGGCAGATCGCCTTCGCCCGCTCAGCCGGATCCCCCTTGGGCGGCTCCCCCTTCTCGGCCCTCGACGAGGAAGGGGGGCCGCTGTCCTGGTGGCCGTCGAAGCCGCCGCGCCGCCGACGCCGTCGGCCGCCCTTGCGACCGCCGTCGTCCCCGAAGCCGCCCTCTCCGAAGCCGTCCTCTCCATAGCCGCCGCCCTGGCCGTGGTCACCCTGCTCCACACCGCCCCCGTGGCCCCGCCCCGCGGTGCCGGGGCGGCTTTCGGGGGCGGTGTGGTCCGCCCAGTCGGTTCGTCGCGTCACGGACTAGCTCTTGACCGCCGCGGCCTTCTTGGTGGCCTTGGCCGCCGGTGCGGGCACCGACTTGGCGGCGTCCTCGGCCGGTGCCGTGCCCGCGGCGTCCGCGCCCGGCTCGGCAGCCGCGGCTTCCGGCTTCACACCGACACCCAGCTTCTCCTTGATCTTCCTCTCGATCTCGTTGGCGAGGTCGGGGTTGTCCTTCAGGAAGTTGCGGGAGTTCTCCTTGCCCTGGCCGAGCTGGTCGCCCTCGTACGTGTACCAGGCGCCGGCCTTGCGGACGAAGCCGTGCTCCACGCCCATGTCGATCAGGCCGCCCTCGCGGCTGATGCCGTGGCCGTAGAGGATGTCGAACTCGGCCTGCTTGAAGGGCGGCGCGACCTTGTTCTTGACGACCTTGACGCGGGTGCGGTTGCCGACCGCGTCCGTGCCGTCCTTGAGGGTCTCGATGCGTCGGATGTCGAGCCGCACCGAGGCGTAGAACTTCAGCGCGCGGCCACCGGTCGTGGTCTCCGGGGAGCCGAACATCACGCCGATCTTCTCGCGGAGCTGGTTGATGAAGATCGCGGTGGTCTTGGACTGGTTGAGCGCGCTGGTGATCTTCCGGAGCGCCTGGCTCATCAGGCGGGCCTGGAGGCCCACGTGCGAGTCGCCCATCTCGCCCTCGATCTCCGCGCGCGGCACCAGGGCGGCGACGGAGTCGATGACGATCAGGTCGAGGGCGCCGGAGCGGACCAGCATGTCGACGATCTCGAGTGCCTGCTCGCCGTTGTCCGGCTGGGACAGGATGAGGTTGTCGATGTCCACGCCGAGCTTCTTCGCGTACTCGGGGTCGAGGGCGTGCTCCGCGTCCACGAAGGCGACGGCGCCGCCCGCGCGCTGTGCGTTCGCCACGGCGTGCAGCGTCAGCGTCGTCTTACCGGAGGACTCCGGTCCGTACACCTCCACCACACGGCCGCGGGGGATGCCGCCGACGCCGAGCGCGACGTCGAGCGCGGTCGACCCGGTGGGGATGACCTCGATGGGCTCATTCGGCCGCTCACCCATGCGCATCACTGCGCCCTTGCCGAACTGCCGTTCAATCTGTGCGAGCGCGGCGTCGAGCGCCTTCTCGCGGTCGGTTCCTGCCATGGGTTCCACCCGATTTGCTTGAGTCGATCGCTTCACGTCAAAGACGCTAACGCCTGCCACTGACAATCCGCCCCGACGCCCGTCCAGCCTGTGGATAACTCGAGGCAATCCCTCATCGAAATCCTCCGGAGCCTCGCAGGGATCCGCCCGCCCAGCCCCGGAAAATCGCCGCCGGACACCCCATGAGAATGGATGTTCGATTTTAGTGTCAAGCGCACCACGCTGCGCGTCGGCACCCTCACCCGACGGGCTCACCCGGACCCCGCGCCGGGGCAGGACCGCCCCGCGCGGGCCCCGCCACCACGCATACTGACGGACGCCGACGGACCCGAAGGGCACCACGCAACACCAAGCACACCAAGGACGGTGAACAGTCATGGACACCGACTGGGAGTGGGACGAGAGCCTCTTCTCGGGCGCGGCCGCCCACTACCGGCGCGGTCGGCTCCCCTACGCCCCCGGCCTGGCCGACGCCCTCACGGAGGCCCTGGCGCTCGACGGCCGGGGGCGCCTGCTCGACGTGGGCTGCGGACCGGGCACCGTCGCGCTGACCCTCGCGCACTCGTTCGGCGAGGTCGTCGGCGTGGACCCGGACAGCGGGATGCTCACCGAGGCCGCGCGCGACGCCGCCGCGGCGGGAGTGGCCGACAGAACGCGCTGGGTACGGATCCGGGCCGAGGAACTGCCCGCGGGTCTCGGCACGTTCACCGTCGTGACCTTCGCGCAGTCCTTCCACTGGATGGACCGCGATCTGGTGGCGGCGACGGTCAGGGACATGCTCCGGCCCGGTGGAGCACTGGTGCACATCTCGGACCTGAAGACAGAGGACCTCTCCGT contains these protein-coding regions:
- the recX gene encoding recombination regulator RecX — encoded protein: MTRRTDWADHTAPESRPGTAGRGHGGGVEQGDHGQGGGYGEDGFGEGGFGDDGGRKGGRRRRRRGGFDGHQDSGPPSSSRAEKGEPPKGDPAERAKAICLRLLTGTPRTRKQLADALRKREIPDEVAEEVLSRFEEVGLINDSAFADAWVESRHHGRGLARRALARELRTKGVDSTLIDEAVGQLDSEQEEETARELVARKLRSTRGLDRDKRLRRLAGMLARKGYSEGMALRVVRQALEEEGEETEDLGYEAF
- a CDS encoding class I SAM-dependent methyltransferase, which translates into the protein MDTDWEWDESLFSGAAAHYRRGRLPYAPGLADALTEALALDGRGRLLDVGCGPGTVALTLAHSFGEVVGVDPDSGMLTEAARDAAAAGVADRTRWVRIRAEELPAGLGTFTVVTFAQSFHWMDRDLVAATVRDMLRPGGALVHISDLKTEDLSVVGLPHPAVPQEAIGELVRRYLGPVRRAGRGVLPHGTPGGEAAVFARAGLHGPRRLAVPAGQALERTVDDVVAAVFSLSSSTPHLFGAHRDAFEADLRRLLKAASLSGRFSERRPSTEAVVWRKDPPESTL
- the recA gene encoding recombinase RecA: MAGTDREKALDAALAQIERQFGKGAVMRMGERPNEPIEVIPTGSTALDVALGVGGIPRGRVVEVYGPESSGKTTLTLHAVANAQRAGGAVAFVDAEHALDPEYAKKLGVDIDNLILSQPDNGEQALEIVDMLVRSGALDLIVIDSVAALVPRAEIEGEMGDSHVGLQARLMSQALRKITSALNQSKTTAIFINQLREKIGVMFGSPETTTGGRALKFYASVRLDIRRIETLKDGTDAVGNRTRVKVVKNKVAPPFKQAEFDILYGHGISREGGLIDMGVEHGFVRKAGAWYTYEGDQLGQGKENSRNFLKDNPDLANEIERKIKEKLGVGVKPEAAAAEPGADAAGTAPAEDAAKSVPAPAAKATKKAAAVKS